One Vicia villosa cultivar HV-30 ecotype Madison, WI linkage group LG5, Vvil1.0, whole genome shotgun sequence genomic window, TAAGGTTGTTGTCTCAGCTCAACCTATGATCATGTGAAAAGGCTATTTAGTATAAACCATATCCAATTCTAGACACTCTAAACTACATGCTTTGCTTTTCATCACTGCAAGAAACGAAAGAAAAAACTCATTAAGTAACTAGCACCAAAATGAAGGTATGTTGATGTTTTTTTCATGGACATGTTCTTTTTTTCTTGTTCTTTTGACATATATAGTTCTATATTTGGTTTTATGGAAAGGTTCATGAAGCGAGGTCGCATGTTCATCATGCACATggggaagaagagaaagtgaTGACAAGGAAACAGAAAGCAGAATCCAAGGGACAAGAAGTTGAACATTCTCCTAAAAAGGCTAAGGTGGAAACTGAAGATGGTCACATTAATGGAAAATCTGCAGCTAATGTTGAACACGAGTATGATGAGTTTTGTAAGACCACTAATGAGAAACTGTCTTTGGAGCAAATGAAAGAGATTCTTGAGACTAATGGTCTTGATTCCTCTGGCTCTGATATCGAAGTTACAAGAAGATGGTTGGTTTGATTAGATTAGACCCTTTTGCAAATTGAGTATTTTCGGTAACTGATTCAATTGTATTGCTTTGTGTAACAGCCAAGACTTGCTGTTTTTTGGTGCATTAGAGAAATGTTTGGTTTGCAATGGCAATTTGGAGTTTGATGGAAGACGTTATGCTTGTAGAGGGTTCTACAGTGAATGGTCTAGTTGCCCTTTCAGCACAAGGGACCCTCCAAGGAAAAAGGAACCCATTAAGCTACCAGATTCTGTTCAGAACTCTCCAATTTCAGATGTATTTTTACCATTTTTGTTCTTTCATTGTGTATGTATATTAGCATTGTTGTAACTTGTCACCTAAGAAACTATCTTCTTTTgcatgtgtgtgtttgtgtgctgTAGTTGTTGAAGAAATATCAGGATCCTAGCCAAAGGCCTCAAAGGGATTTAGGCTTGGCTATAAAGCCTTTTACTGGAATGATGATTTCTCTGATGGGTCGTCTTAATCGGACACATGTATGCACCTATGTTGTTAAACTATACTTTGTTCTTTAGCATCAACTAAGTTTTGATGGATTTTTTGTTTTTGGCTACTTAGCAATATTGGAAAACAACTATAGAAAAGCAAGGAGGGAAGGTTACAAACTCTATTATTGGTAATGTGATACAAAAAGTTTCTCTTCTCATCCTTCTATTGCTAGGAACTTCTATAAACTGTTTAAATGTTTCAGGTGCAACTTGTTTGGTGGCTTCGCCTGCTGAGCGAGCACGTGGTGGAACATCCAAGCTCGCAGAAGCCATGTGAGTGTAACTAAGGCTTTAGAAAAATTTATATGTTTGTTTGAAGATTGTGAAAAAATGTCAACATTTATAAGTAATAATGAACCTTTTTTACTATAGGGAGAGAGACATACCTGTGGTTAGGGAGGCTTGGTTAACTGACAGCATCGAAAAGCAAGAACCACAACCTTTGGAAGCTTATGATCTTGTATCTGATCTTTCTGTGGCTGGCAAGGGAATCCCCTGGGAGAAACAAGATCCTGGGGAGGAGGCTATTGAATCACTCTCAGCAGATGTACATAATTGACTCTTTCATGCTgctatttttcattattttatagAATTTGTGTTCTATGTATGATAAAATTTTGTGATTGGTAACAGCTCAAGCTTTATGGCAAGAGAGGAGTCTACAAAGATACCAAATTGCAGGAACAAGATGGGAAGATATTTGACAAAGATGGGATATTGTACAACTGTGCCTTCTCTGTTTGTGACCAAGGGAGAAAACTTAATGAGTAATAATAATACAATGAATTATCAATTGCTACTTTAAAATTCATAAGAAAACTATGGCTAATTAGTGTTGTTAATTTGTTGCAGCTACTGTATAATGCAACTGATTGTTGGCCCAGAGAATCGTTTGCATCTGTATTTCAAGAAAGGAAGAGTGGGGGACGATCCAAACGCGGAGGAGCGATTAGAAGAGTGCGAGAACGAGGGCAGTGCTATCAAAGAGTTTGTGAGGCTCTTTGAGGAATTAACAGGAAATGAGTTTGAATCATGGGAAAGAGAGAAGAAGTTTCAGAAGAAGCCACTAAAGTTTTACCCTATTGACATGGTACATATATAATTATTCCCTTAAATGACTAATGATTTATTCATACCACTTCTGTTAAACATAGATAGCATTATGGCATTGAATAGGATGATGGAGTTGAAGTTCGACATGGGGCGTTAGGACTTCGACAGCTGGGGATAGCAGCGACACACTGTAAACTTGAGCCTATGGTTGCAAAGTTTATGAAGGTTTTGTGCAGCCAGGAGATTTATAAGTAAGCACAGTAAGAGAACACTATTTTGCATGAATAATGAATATTAATTGAATTTTCAGAAATAACCTTACATTGAATTCAGGTATGCATTGATGGAGATGGGTTATGACTCTCCAGACCTTCCAATAGGAATGGTTACAAATCTTCACCTGCAAAGATGTATGTACAATGGAGACAATTACATTTTCATATTTATCTAATTCTCATTTAGAGTGACTAACAATTTAACAAATGAACTCTATCAGGTGAAGAAGTTCTGTTGGAATTCATTGAGAAAATGAAATCATTGAAAGAGACAGGGCCCAAGGCTGATGCTATTTGGTCTGATTTTAGCCAGAGATGGTTCACTCTGATGCACTCCACAAGGCCTTTCATTTTTAGAGATTATCAAGAGATTGCAGATCATGCTGCTGCAGCACTGGAGGGTGTTAGAGATATAACCCTTGCTTCTCACCTCATTGGAGATATGAGTGGCGCTACCATTGATGATCCATTATCCGCCACGTACAAGAAATTGGGTTGCTCAGTTTCTGCTCTGGAGAAAAATTCAAATGACTATGAGATGATAGTGAAGTACCTTGAAAAAACTTATGAGCCTGTCAAAGTTGGTGACATTGTAAGAATACAACTTTTTCTGTTTGTTTCATGTATAACTGCAAGAATGCTGGAATCTTCTTGAATGTTTACTTGCTATGAACTTCAGGAATATGGGGTTTCAGTTGAAAACATCTTTGCTGTGGAACCAAGTGCTTGCCCTTCTTATGAAGATATAGTAAAGCTTCCAAATAAGGTTCTTCTATGGTGTGGTAAGACAGATAGAATACTTTCCGAATAGATTAACTTGGTTCTTATCAATCATACACTAATTCTATGATTATACTATGAAAGGATCGCGAAGCTCAAATCTTTTGAGGCACTTGCACAAGGGGTTCTTGCCAGCTATATGTTCACTACCTGTTCCAGGTTACATGGTATAACTCAAATAAAACTGAAGAATATGCTCAATTATATTGCTGCTAATTGTTTTCTAATCACTTGTGTGTTCTTGGCAAACAGTTTGGAAAAGCCATTGTTTGCTCAGATGCTGCAGCAGAGGCTGCAAGATATGGTTTTACTGCTGTAGACAGACCAGAAGGGTTCTTGGTTTTGGCCATTGCTTCACTGGGAAATGAGATTACTGAGTTGAAAAGCCCACCTGAGGTAAGCAATAGTTATTATCCTTTATGGTTTTCACTAACGAAACTGTCATTGATATGGTTATGAAAATGAATCTGAGACAGGATACAACATCTTTGGAGGAAAACAAGATTGGAGTGAAGGGGCTTGGGAAGAAGAAAACAGATGAATCAGAGCACTTTGTGTGGAAAGATGACATAAAAGTTCCTTGTGGTAGAATAATTGCCTCAGAGCATGAAGATAGTCCCTTGGAATACAATGAGTATGCTGTCTATGATCCTAAGCAGGTATAAGCCAGATTTCAGTAGGGAATAACATCTTGATTATATTATATCCGGGTTTGAGcataattttgttttgcaggtacgtATATGCTACTTGGTGGGGGTGAAGTTTGAAGAGAATGGTGCCGTGATAGACACGGCAGAGTAAAAGGCACAACAAAAATGATAATCAAAAGAACTTTTTTGTAATGCATATGTTACTCAAGACCATCTTGTTTGAAGCTGTGGCTCTTTCAAGCTTAACAAGAAGTTTCCTTGGGAAAATATGTCATTTTGATGTAAATAACTAAGTTATGTAACAGCAGAATATATCTAAGCTGTGTTATGTTTAGATGAATGTATATCTCCTACTTAACTTGAGAGTAAATGTTTTGTCCTACTTATGTATAAACTCAAAAGTTGACCCTTTAATATTATGAATGATAATGAGTAGCTGAATGGTATGTCTTTTGGTGTGTAACTGTAAGCTACCATCTAAATTTTGCCCCATGTAACTAATAAAACCAATAACTATTATGATCATCAAAAGGGTCACGAGCTGTATTAAGTTACAAAATAGAAAGGAAGCTCATGAGAAAAGTTCTTAAGTTGATACCTCAAAATAGTATAGTGCATTAGTCAAGCTTCTGTAGATTATATTTATGGTGGAATGCACTTCTTTGATAGCAAGAGAACCCTGCATTATTTTGAATGGGAAAAGTAGAATGCACTTCTTTGATAGCAAGAGAACCCTGCATTATTTTGAATGGGAAAAGTAATCTGGGAAGAGAACCCTGCATTATTTTGGAAAAAGTCATCTAACATATAAGCTGGGAAAAGTCATCTATCATATAAGCTGCAAGAGCATAGAACTTCATAACACACTTGTAATATTAATTAAAGGCTAAAATGGTaagaaagatgatgatgatgaacactTGAGTACATTTCCATATCTTTAACCAAATCGTTTGATATATAGAAATGTTATTAACActgttgtattttttaattactATTTCCTCTATTATAAATGACGCTTTTTTATAGTGTACTCTTTGATTTAATAGGAAACTCAAGAAACTGAAAATAGATACAAAACACATCATAGATGCTTCATAATTTTGTATTGATCTAATCAAAATTTACACTTATATGTTGCCTTGAGGCTACATTTGGGACAGTACAAACTTGAGAAAACAAAAATTGAATCTCAAACCAAACCCAATAATCCCTTCCACTATCTATTCATTCCAAAACtattacaacaacaaaacacTTCAACCTAATCAACCCCTCCAACAATTCACAACACTAATCAACCCCTCCAACAATTCACAAAACTTCAACCTAATCAACTCCTCCAACAAATCACTGTCAATGATACATTACAACAGGAGGAATCTTAAACTTCTCTGATACAAAAGGTATAGGCTTATGTCCATCCACAAGGTCCCGATAAAAAGCATACTCAGCCTCATAGTCATGCAAATGAAGTTCAACTTTCTGATTAGTATGATAATGATGTTTAGCAGAAGGTGATTTACCAAACCCAAAAATACTAACTTTATCACATACCCCTAAAGCCAACATCACAGCCTGCATACCAGAAGAATAATGAAACAAAGCACCATCATGAGCAGAACCCCATTGCTCCAAACCCTTCCCTGTCTCCTCCACAAACCTCTTCAATGAGTAATACTTCACAATCCTAGAACACAACACATCAAACCTTGGATCTGTAACCAACAAAGGAGACTTATGAGAAGCATTACAAACGGTATAATCCAAGAAATGCACAGCTTGACAAATGTACATAACAATTGGCACATTAGCACCATAAGGATGACAAAAACACCCTGTTCTTCTTGCACACAAATGCAAAATGTTGCTATTCACAAACGAAATACTCGTTTTCTTCCCAACTTTGTTTTCATAGTTATCAACCCTAGCATTGTTTAACCTTATAACAAACTCATGCGCATCAATTAACGAACCATAGTTTCTATTAAGCAAAATCCCACTATTACCAACAACAGCACAAGAAGAGTACTTTTTATCAATAGAATCGGTAGCAAGTTTGTTAAACCGATCGAGTGGAACCTTCACCGACCGAGTTAACTCAGTCATTATCCCTGGTTGAAACCTACGCTTCCTTGCCCAATCATGCAAAACTCGCCGGAAATCAATCCAATACCGATAAAAAAGCGGCGAACGGAGTGTTGCCGGAAAGTTTCTATCACCGTCATGATGGATAAACCTCCGCCACGAAACAAACGTTCTATGCCTAGCTTGACTAGCAAAGTTACCATCAAGAAGCTGCTGAATCTCTTTCCGGGATTTCTCCTCGCCGATCTCGACCGCAGCGTGTTTGAGAAGCGTGGCGTTTAACGATGAATCGCGATTGATCACACGCGTTTCGAGCTCGATTGAGATTATACCTCTACGAAGAATGGAGCGCGAGGTTAACGTGGCGAGGAAGACGAGAAGAAGGAGGAGAACGAAGAGAGGACGAACGGTGCGTTTCATAGGGAAATTGTTgagtttaggttttgttgatgCTAATTGAGTAAACAAATCGATGCAGTTTGGTGGTTCGATTTCAGATCCATCTTTTTGTTCAGAAGATTTAAGCATTGGTAATGgtaatgatgaagatgaagattcgaaTCCGAATGTTAGGGTTTTAATTTGGAAAGTGGTAGTTGAACTTGAAACTGAGATTCCATAACTGAGGAAGATTTGGATTTGGATTTGAATAGAACCCTAAAAATTGGAAGTGAATGTGAGTTTGTTTAGGGTTATGCAATGAAGTAACGAAGAAGGGTACATAAGAAAAGGATGAAGAATTTGCTGTAGGAGCAGAAACTGAACATTGAAAATGGGGTTTTGGGTAtggttgttttcttttctttttttttgttgggtTGGTTTGGTGTGGAACCAAAACCAAACCCTAATTGGGATGAATGATTATGGTGCTAGAGAATGATAAAGTACTGGttttgtgtgtgagagagagaaagagagagggtTAATTGGTTAAGGGGTGGTTTGTGTGGTGTGGGGAATGCATTAAAATAGTGGGTGGTTGGTGTTGTTAGAGAGCATgttaaaaggcatgtttttgtgGTCTGATTAGTGTAAATATGGCGTTGAGAGTGTGTGGGGTAAGGGCTTAATGGCGTGGGAGTTGGAGTGAATAATGATGTGCTTTGCAAGTGAATGATGTCATGTCATAGGATTTGAGGTGGGTCCATGAGATTAGTTTATTATGGCTGCGTAGAAAATAGATCTAAGGACTAAGGTTATCTTGGTTGTTTTTAGAATTAGTGTATAGATCTATATGTGAATGTGAGTTATTTGGAGTATGCAATAATTGGAATTAGGATGGATAGTTAAGTGGGTTTATTGATTTTTAAGTTTGCACGTCTTTCCATAAAATGGAATCTCCTTCAAAGAAGATAACGCCTTGATGCCACTAGATGAACGCATTGGAAATAGAAGCTTTTCTTGTTGTGACGGGATACTTTAGTGTGTCACGGAGATTTTATAAAATAGGGTTAGTTTTATTGCTACGTTAACATGAAATCAATGTTGAAGGCATTAATTGTTAGTCTTAATTACTTCATCCGTCACCTTTTTTCAAATGAACTTGGTTGATGAATTTAACGTGTTAGGTAGGTACATCTTCATACACTAAAATAatctctcttttttttgtttcataaaattttGGGCT contains:
- the LOC131601836 gene encoding protein ADP-ribosyltransferase PARP3-like, translated to MKVHEARSHVHHAHGEEEKVMTRKQKAESKGQEVEHSPKKAKVETEDGHINGKSAANVEHEYDEFCKTTNEKLSLEQMKEILETNGLDSSGSDIEVTRRCQDLLFFGALEKCLVCNGNLEFDGRRYACRGFYSEWSSCPFSTRDPPRKKEPIKLPDSVQNSPISDLLKKYQDPSQRPQRDLGLAIKPFTGMMISLMGRLNRTHQYWKTTIEKQGGKVTNSIIGATCLVASPAERARGGTSKLAEAMERDIPVVREAWLTDSIEKQEPQPLEAYDLVSDLSVAGKGIPWEKQDPGEEAIESLSADLKLYGKRGVYKDTKLQEQDGKIFDKDGILYNCAFSVCDQGRKLNDYCIMQLIVGPENRLHLYFKKGRVGDDPNAEERLEECENEGSAIKEFVRLFEELTGNEFESWEREKKFQKKPLKFYPIDMDDGVEVRHGALGLRQLGIAATHCKLEPMVAKFMKVLCSQEIYKYALMEMGYDSPDLPIGMVTNLHLQRCEEVLLEFIEKMKSLKETGPKADAIWSDFSQRWFTLMHSTRPFIFRDYQEIADHAAAALEGVRDITLASHLIGDMSGATIDDPLSATYKKLGCSVSALEKNSNDYEMIVKYLEKTYEPVKVGDIEYGVSVENIFAVEPSACPSYEDIVKLPNKVLLWCGSRSSNLLRHLHKGFLPAICSLPVPGYMFGKAIVCSDAAAEAARYGFTAVDRPEGFLVLAIASLGNEITELKSPPEDTTSLEENKIGVKGLGKKKTDESEHFVWKDDIKVPCGRIIASEHEDSPLEYNEYAVYDPKQVRICYLVGVKFEENGAVIDTAE
- the LOC131601837 gene encoding beta-1,6-galactosyltransferase GALT29A-like, with amino-acid sequence MLKSSEQKDGSEIEPPNCIDLFTQLASTKPKLNNFPMKRTVRPLFVLLLLLVFLATLTSRSILRRGIISIELETRVINRDSSLNATLLKHAAVEIGEEKSRKEIQQLLDGNFASQARHRTFVSWRRFIHHDGDRNFPATLRSPLFYRYWIDFRRVLHDWARKRRFQPGIMTELTRSVKVPLDRFNKLATDSIDKKYSSCAVVGNSGILLNRNYGSLIDAHEFVIRLNNARVDNYENKVGKKTSISFVNSNILHLCARRTGCFCHPYGANVPIVMYICQAVHFLDYTVCNASHKSPLLVTDPRFDVLCSRIVKYYSLKRFVEETGKGLEQWGSAHDGALFHYSSGMQAVMLALGVCDKVSIFGFGKSPSAKHHYHTNQKVELHLHDYEAEYAFYRDLVDGHKPIPFVSEKFKIPPVVMYH